A stretch of the Odontesthes bonariensis isolate fOdoBon6 chromosome 5, fOdoBon6.hap1, whole genome shotgun sequence genome encodes the following:
- the cited4b gene encoding cbp/p300-interacting transactivator 4b: MADHLMMPMNHSSAGASLHGYRMGMNGGLQAGHQQHANQQGMRALPNGQMMHYGGAQANMETAMRQRQGMVGGSMNGQLNGAQMGHHQMTSGNMMYNGQSQQQQHHPQQQHHMHPQQHQQQAQHPQQQQQQQQQQQQFMNGGLTSQQLMASMHLQKLNTQYHGHPLGPMGGNHMGPTTQYRMNPAQLASMQHMAGPALALNGMDADMIDEDVLTSLVMELGLDRVQELPELFLGQNEFDFISDFVNKQQPSTVSC, from the coding sequence ATGGCAGATCATCTGATGATGCCCATGAATCACAGCTCAGCGGGCGCCAGTCTCCACGGTTACAGGATGGGCATGAACGGTGGCCTGCAGGCAGGTCACCAGCAGCATGCCAACCAGCAGGGCATGCGAGCGCTGCCCAATGGCCAGATGATGCACTATGGAGGCGCCCAGGCCAACATGGAGACCGCCATGAGGCAACGGCAGGGCATGGTGGGCGGATCCATGAATGGACAGCTGAACGGGGCTCAGATGGGTCACCACCAGATGACCTCCGGTAACATGATGTATAATGGGCAGtctcagcagcagcaacatcaccctcagcagcagcatcacATGCATCCACAGCAGCACCAACAACAAGCCCAGcacccacagcagcagcagcagcagcagcagcagcagcagcagttcatGAACGGAGGGTTAACATCGCAGCAACTCATGGCCAGCATGCACCTGCAGAAACTCAACACCCAGTATCATGGGCATCCATTGGGTCCTATGGGTGGGAACCACATGGGGCCCACGACCCAGTATCGCATGAACCCAGCTCAGCTGGCTAGCATGCAGCACATGGCCGGGCCCGCGCTGGCCCTTAACGGCATGGATGCGGATATGATCGATGAGGATGTCCTGACGTCACTGGTCATGGAACTAGGCTTGGATCGGGTCCAGGAGCTGCCAGAACTCTTCCTTGGCCAGAATGAGTTTGACTTCATCTCAGACTTTGTTAACAAACAGCAGCCAAGCACCGTTAGTTGCTGA